GCAGGCCATCCCCGGCGTCTACGCCAGCGGCGACCTGGCGCAGCGCGACGAAGAAGGCTACTTCATGTTCCTCGGCCGCTCGGACGACGTGCTCAACCCCGCCGGCCACCGGATCGGCACGGCGGACGTGGAGAACGCGCTGGTCAGCCACCCCGCCGTGGCCGAGGCGGCCGTCGTGGGCGTACCCGATCCGGTCAAGGGCGAGGCGATCAAGGCCTTTGTC
This genomic stretch from Bacillota bacterium harbors:
- a CDS encoding acetate--CoA ligase; amino-acid sequence: QAIPGVYASGDLAQRDEEGYFMFLGRSDDVLNPAGHRIGTADVENALVSHPAVAEAAVVGVPDPVKGEAIKAFVILRAGVEPSESLPAALIAHVRDVLGPIAAPASVQIVDRLPKTRSGKIMRRLLKAQELGLEPGDVSTLED